The Glycine soja cultivar W05 chromosome 15, ASM419377v2, whole genome shotgun sequence region GCTTTTAATATCAACTAaactagtataaaataatattaactaaacTGTTTAAATGActataattaaatatcaaaactaatttcatatatatatatatatatatatatatatatatatatatatatataaatataagaatgCTAATATTCGTCAACTATCCTAGTTGATGTGCATTAacattcaatattaaaaaatttagactaaaaaatcattgactcttttttttgaattaaataataaaatacaaaaacatccttaaattaaattttagaaaacaatttttttttttttggatttttagtCCAAATGCTAATGCGTGCATACACTCACAAAAAACATCCATCTCTTCACTTGCAATAAggatacattattaatttaatatcaatgttttaaaaaccATAAAAAGGATCATAAAAGTGCTCACGACTcacttctctcttctctttttctttcttctctcatGTTGGTAATAATCATCGTTCATAATTCAAACTCTGAAAATTCAAGTCTTTTACAGGCTAACCCACTTTATCCATATGAAAATCCGAAGCAACTCAAAGTGAATAGCAACTACAGGTTGTCTTCGAACCAAACTATACCCCTTGTTTCTGCTTATTGTCGGTACAGTATTATCACCTTGTGTGTGTAGTGAAAGGTTTGTTCATGGCATAGTTGAACTTAAAAAGGAACAAAttaaggagtgctcttttagaAGGACATTGCAACTTAAGTAGGAAAGACATTCAATggctaaaataacaaaaataattaatgctaaTTCCATATACATATAACTATGTATTAGTTAGTTTCATTGCATCATGATTGATGAATTCTATTGGTTTATCTGTTAGAATACCAAGCTCCATTACAATTGTTGCCTTGGCTATTATTATTCTTGTTCAAATgaagaaacaaatatatattcagGCCTCCAAAACCAACCAAAAAATGCTTATTAATTAATCTAGTTCCTTTAGAAATACAACAATTTGACAAAGTGGCAACCAACAATTTTGCTTTAAACTCGAACCAGCACACCCGCAACCAATGAACGACCATCGACAAAACCACAATGCCCTCTGTGAACCACAAGCCACTGTTGTCTCCATGACAACACCGCACCATCTATCACCATCTTCCTTGAACACCACCAGAACCCATAGTACCATCTTCATGCACTTTTCCCCCATGATGTGGTGGTGGGTTAAAGAAGATAAAAGTAAGCTCGTAATTGTTTCTTGGAATCTGAAAAGGTGACAGAAATATGAGAGCATTTCTtcgttttttttattgtttaaaaaaattgtattaaattactaatatgttcttacaataaattaattactagTGAAGAGatgatggattttttttattacaaaatttattgcaTTGGTTGCTAATGCACTATTACTAATATTTATACACCAAGatgagaaataaaattacaccgtgtaatttttataatttttataacttaatataaaatatgatttttattaatctaaCTATTGAAATTATATCCATATATCATTAAAATTCATTGAGTTTAATATAACTATTGgaattatatctatatattattaaaattcattaaaattcatTGAGTTTAATAATACTTCCTTTCTCTTCTCCATAGATTTACaacatctttgtttttttgATGAAGGTAGCAAAGAAATATACTCACGTGTCCCTGCTTAATTTAAATGACACTTTTGTAGTTGCAAATCTCGACTTAGGTATGGCCATTTCAGTTCACCCTTTCTAGGCTTCAATCAAATCACTGCCTTAGGTTTTAATTCATTGAGTTTTGTTATGTATTCGGTTTTCAGTTTAGTGTATGTAAGGCTCTTGAGAAAATTAGCAATTATTATAGGTGTCTCCAATTAATCACAATGAGAAGTCTAGGAGAGGGAGATCAATTGCTTGATCAACACTTAAAAAGGCCCACTGaccttttaaattttgttgtgaAGGTTTTAGGTTTATAGAGTGGAAATTTAgcatgcttttttttattttttatgagcaAATATTACTTTTCAGTTTGTTAGTAGAGAAgattaaatatgtgatttttcttcttttttttttcttctcacttaACCATCAAACTTATCTTATATCTTGGGCATGTTTGTTAGTCTTCTATGCACACGCATTACTCCTAAGGGTGCTCACTTTTAATTAGACATCATGTGATTTTAATTAGGAAATGGAATTTATTTTCATCCGAACTAACCAATTGCATTTAGCACTCACCAATTGACATTACAATTTGGAAGACAAAAATTATCACTATGATGTGGATGAAGGCCATCTAGTGGCATGACTTGTACTGATAATATGATATATTGATCACTTTCATTTACTTGGTTATTCTGAATTGGAACATCATTATTTCAAAATGTAATATTGATGTAGGTTCCGTCCAATCatacaattatttaattttaattggtttAATACACAAAAACTGTGTGCGGTATATACAGCAATTATACTTAGCCCGATCTGTAGACGCACACATTAGTAAATTCTCCTGAAGCACAAGAAATAGAAACTAGattctttcctttaaacaaATACCTAATGAAACAAAGTTATTTTTGTCCATTTTTCAGAACATATGGACCAGATGGAAGACTTACTAGCTAGTGCTTAAAGAGGGTGGTAGATGGAGCTTTCGAAATTATACTTATTTGTATGTGCtgtgaaaaacttttttttttcctttttttgtccATTTTGTTGAAGCTATGCCAACGTAGCTCAAAGTGGACCTGGAAGCATTTAGCTGAGGGAAAACATGGAGatggattttcaaattaaaaatagccATAGACATGTGCTCTTAGGTTGTTGTAGATGAACATTTCCTGACCCTTCCCAAGCAATTGTCCATGGGCCTTGTATGTGGTAAGTATCTCACAGGGCAATTAGGATTATGCTGTTCAAATCTGTGCAATCAAGAAATAGCATTGTTAATAAAATGCTTGTTAGAATCAATAAATTGCTAcatatctttcttttttccttttgataCATGCATGATCAGCTACCTAATGTAACAGTTCGATTTAGCAAACTGTTACTGTTAGAACGTGCatgaaatgcaaaaaaaaaaaaaataagacatgCAAAAGATCATAAATGATATTACTAATCCTAGTAGGTACGTATTCCCTCTCTGTCCATTGGATTTTATACATCTCAAAACGAATTCAATATATTGAGATGTAGACTTAGGTCCAATCATAGAACTTATAAACTATGGATAAGTATAATTTATTCTGGAAAAGAAATTTAAGCAATGCTGCTCACCGGTAATTCAGAAGGAAATGGTGAAGAAAAACTGCTATTTCCATCTTGGCAAGATCGTTCCCCGGACACAATCTACTTCCTCCTCCAAAGGGAAGGAATTCTCCGGCCTTGTGTTCTTTCTATGAATCAACATCaccaaattgaaaattaaatgataaagaaTATATGCAAGTGCAGAATACATGGACCCGAttcaaattagttaaaaatgaatCTTGGCAACTTACATTCCATCTATAAGGGTTAAATTCCTTTGGATTAGGATATATTTCAGGATCAAGGTGAACtgatctgaaccacacaagcGCTTTCCAACCTTTTGGAATTGTGTATCCTGTATCACCCCATATGCAGTTAGTACTTTTGTAACATGAATGAAACATTACAGTTCATGCCACATCATGATATTCTCGTAACATTTATGTAGTGAACAAAAACCATACTAGTAAGTAGCCATCATTTGTACACTATCCAAAACTAAgttcaaaagaaagaagaggatagctttgtttatttcttttatcatatcTACCAAGCAAGGTCAAACTGATAGAATATTATGATATTTGCGATGCAATAATGTCTTAAAAAATCCTGGTATATAGAATATTCTGATATTGACTAGAAATAAATAGGCAGAACATGGACTAACCATTGATATTGACATCAGATTTTGCCTCCCGAAAGACCACTAGTGAGAATGTAATCACACGCAATGTTTCATCAATCACCTAAGGAATGtggaaaatggaaaaaaagtaTAAGCATAGTCGATCCAATATCAGTTGATATTAACTTCAGATCAACAGATGCATACCTTGTAAAGAAAATCCATCTCCCGGACTTCCTTAAGTGTTAACCCTTTCTGTGTTGGAGGCCTTCTCCTTATTATTTCTTCTTGTTCTGCCTATTCAAGGAGTAAACCATATTAGGAAGTACAAGTTAAATTTTGGTGTTACATTGTTACACAGGGTAGGACACGAAGACACTTTCCAAGATGAAGTGATTAAAATGCATGTTTATTGTCCCTTAGTAATTGCAAATTTAGATGGactatgataattaaataacttgATACCTTAGCCTTTTGGAGATATTCTGGGTGCTTCTGCAGGAAAAAGGTTGCCCACATGGTAATATGTCCTGAAGACTCATGGCCCGCATTCAAGTACATCAACATAATGTCAATGATGTCCTCATCACTCAACTTTCttccatcatcatcttcaacatctATCAGAGCATCCATCATATCTTTGGCTTTTCCTGGCAGATATCCCTTCCTTAAGTTTCTTCTCTCATCCACAATAGATTGAAATATGGCCACTAGATTTTTCCTTGCCTGAAATGAAAGCATAAAGTGATAAGATGTTGTACCTAAATAACTACAAAATTTGCATAGGCTATATCCTGTTCCTTCATGTTGTAATCTTGAGTCTGACTGAAAGGGACTACTGATTCATTAGAAGAACATACACAATAATGTGACAATGTCATTAATGATATAGTTATCCTTGAATATGCTTGATTGAGGaccaaaattaaagaaagagaaaatttgTTGTACTTCTAAGACTGAGCAAAAGACCTTGTCCGAAGACATGAAGTtccattttctttatatatttaagCAAATTATCTTGACTCAGCTAGAGAATTTAGGCTTTACTCAGTTTCAAATTAGCTTTGTTAACATATGCTCTAATTTCAAATGGATTGTGAAGATATTGAAATATCTGCAGCACTTCAGCACCATGGCAAATAACCGTCCTATAACACCTAAGATCTCAGGTGAACTTGTACACCAACACATGCCTTTAGTAGATAGATAGAGATTGATTGCATTTACCTAAAATGGTTTCAACCTTGCATAAACTACAAAGCATGTGATCACAATCAAACAAGTAAAGGATAAGAATGTCAAAGCTTTTCCTCAAGTAATGACAGGTAACTTTAGTTTTTACCATTAACCACCTCATACTTTGAGGGTAATGCTGCAAGAAAAACACTACTCtttcattcaaattaaaagcaaaTAAATGCTAATAAACATTTTACGGTTTTTTTCATACAAGTCCTTGTCATCAAGTTTTCAACTCAAACAACCACATATGGATGTTTTTACCAACATTACGTAGCTCCCCAAAAGAATATAATGCTGACCTAAAAAAAGGTATTTGCATGtcattatttgatttgaaaacttgatgataagGATATAAGGAACtttatctaagttttgtccttcCACACACTTTACGCTAAAGTTACCTTGAATGCTTTGTGGTATGCAAATCCGGGAATATTAATACACATGGCTCTAACTCCATGATTAAGTGCTGTGTATTCCCTCTCCAAAGCCTCCATAACAGGTTCACTTTCTGAGCTAAGgaaaatatgcatgatgatttTGAAAGTAAGCTTCCTGATCTCAGTTAAGAACTCAATTTGTCCCATGTTGGCCCATTTCTCCAATGAATTTTTCACATTTTCTTCAATATATGTCAAGTAGAGGGACAGTGATTCCATGCCATTGATTGAAGAGGATGTCAAACGCCTAAGGCGTTTATGTTCTTCATAAGACATTGAAATAAATGACCTCTTTCCAATGAGCTCTATAGTAGATTGAGGCCAACCAGTTGTGAATTTATCATCGTCTGTAAGCACCCTTTTGCATGTTTCAGGTGTTGTCACAATTACACTTGGATTTCCAAACATCAAGGTCTTGTACATTCCAGTTCTTCCatatcttcatgatttgttgATTGAATCAAAAACGTTAGTATCATCAACTATATGATGCACAAATATGATATACGTATCAAATATTTCACATGTTTAGGATACATAAACATGATAGATATGTATataaagtttataaaataataaatatatgaagTAATGCATGTactgatatttttatgataattttgttcactataataataattactttaaaatttaaaattgatgttaacgataatttctgattaattgaaaatgtataaatttttaaaactttcaaTATATGCATGTTAAACTctagaaatataattataagtCTACAAATCTAAACTAATGTACTTCTGGCATTACTAAGAGTAACATAGAAATTATAAACCATTGCGGACATAAATCATTATCGATGGCCTAAAAACAGAAATAGTATCAATTTTATTCTATTCCCTCCTAAAGGGGACAACTTTCATGTTTGATTCGTTAAAAGAATATGATTGTCTCACACCTATTGacaacaaaatatcataaaaaagtgATCCACACtttataattaatctttatGTAGTTGGTGGTGTCTAACACTGAATACTACACGTCTACACCGCAGATACATTTGGAAGTATCCAAGAGCAAGTATGAAACACGTATCCAATATTAGTAAGCGAAGCAAATGCATATGTGTCTGTATTTCATAAATGACAAAAGTATCTGCATGAAACATGGCACGATCAATGGTGAAACTTTAACTTTTCGTTAAACTATATGCTAAACTGACAAAAATAgacacaaaattaaataatttaaaattttataacgaCATTTGATGTGTTTGCCTAGCACCtataatatataatcattcatgAAATACACAGCGTAATACAACCTATCTATGCTacgaattaaatattttgttaaacttGCTAAATGACATCAAGTGTCTCCATCATCGTTTGTCCCTCCCTCGTATTCAGCAGCGTtttaatttgcttttttttttaaaaaaaaaaaccataaggAACCAATGAAACTTCTTTGATCAATTTTCGttcttaacaaaataaaaaagaaaaaaaaaatcacaatttgtgtttggatgACGCACTAGATTAAATTTTATCCTACACAATCATGGTCATACTAAAAACAAGATAGATGTAATTACTTGTTATTTTACCTTtacataaaaaagtaattacTTATTTCTCACCATAAAATTAATCCAACACACAAATAAAAAACGAGAAGtatattagtaatatatttaatttgacaaAACACGCATGACCAAGACTAAAAGTCACGCTTGGATTTGAGAGAATGAGAATCAAATTTGAAACAGTTGGAATTAATATTAATGCCAATAGTTACTGTGATAACTATTTCTCTCCTCGGAACTTTCACTGATAACACTTCCACTTTATTCCTAGAAGATAAGCCAATAATACTAGGCGACAATACTTTGCCATATAATATAAGCAGCATTATCAATTTAGATATTCGATTTTATCTTAAATTCATGTTTAAGAAATTCCAAAAATGTACTATATAATACGTTATAGACCAGCTTAATTACGGAGGGCCCTCGCTGACAAGGACTGAACATCATGACGTACGTGTCCGGACATCAAAACTTATATATTGCACGTattgtatgataattttttaacgtAAATTTCATTCTTACGTGATCAAATgttcaaattgttttttattttgaaaaagttcTCATTTTTACATTGTaaatattaactttattttgtttgttttaaggtTGACAAGTCACCCAAagcattcttttttctttttgcaaacTATCATGTCATTAGtagtaattttgaaaattttataaaaaattcaaataaaactcTCAAACACTCATAggtgtttaaaattttatttctcaaaattttaaattatgcgAATAAAAGCACTTAACATTAGCTGCTAGTTACATTAAGTCCcgcccacacacacacaaaaaaaaaactcaaaattgcTTATCAGTATTATTACCAAAACTATTTTCTTTGAccttaaaataaagtttgagcatatttttatcttttaaataaaaatatatatttttaatttaacaaacaaTATAAACAGGGATgtaaaattctaacaattaaattaaacggaaaaaaatcaaagaactattttttttcatattaaaaattcaagctaaagtttttgaaaatgtaattctttttctataaaaaaaatagtcaaataattgatt contains the following coding sequences:
- the LOC114385768 gene encoding ent-kaurenoic acid oxidase 2-like, which codes for MMEMDSMCMWVVLVAIAGALLVLRSMLKNVNWWLYESKLGVKQYSLPPGDMGWPFIGNMWSFLRAFKSKDPDSFISSFVSRYGRTGMYKTLMFGNPSVIVTTPETCKRVLTDDDKFTTGWPQSTIELIGKRSFISMSYEEHKRLRRLTSSSINGMESLSLYLTYIEENVKNSLEKWANMGQIEFLTEIRKLTFKIIMHIFLSSESEPVMEALEREYTALNHGVRAMCINIPGFAYHKAFKARKNLVAIFQSIVDERRNLRKGYLPGKAKDMMDALIDVEDDDGRKLSDEDIIDIMLMYLNAGHESSGHITMWATFFLQKHPEYLQKAKAEQEEIIRRRPPTQKGLTLKEVREMDFLYKVIDETLRVITFSLVVFREAKSDVNINGYTIPKGWKALVWFRSVHLDPEIYPNPKEFNPYRWNKEHKAGEFLPFGGGSRLCPGNDLAKMEIAVFLHHFLLNYRFEQHNPNCPVRYLPHTRPMDNCLGRVRKCSSTTT